A stretch of the Streptomyces sp. NBC_00654 genome encodes the following:
- a CDS encoding anti-sigma factor — protein sequence MSAADLHTLTGAYALHALPESERREFERHLHDCAACAQEVQELSATAARLGLAAARTPPGELRARVLREITAVRQEPPAHGHGGPSSTGRADAGVRSRRRLTFALAACAAAAAAFGGIAVWQGRLAQDARQEADLSRRQGELLAQVLSAPDARSRSGELAGGARGTVVVSASRDHAVFLASGMAPPPDGKVYQLWFDDNGTMRSAGLMDPSATDGAVLLDGPVGRASGMGITAEPAGGSEQPTSAPLAVLAFPT from the coding sequence GTGAGCGCCGCCGACCTGCACACACTGACCGGGGCCTATGCCCTGCACGCGCTGCCGGAGTCCGAGCGCCGTGAGTTCGAGCGGCATCTGCACGACTGCGCGGCCTGCGCCCAGGAGGTACAGGAGCTGTCGGCGACCGCCGCCCGGCTCGGCCTCGCGGCGGCACGGACACCGCCGGGCGAACTGCGCGCCCGCGTGCTGCGGGAGATCACGGCCGTACGGCAGGAGCCGCCCGCCCACGGCCACGGCGGCCCGTCCTCCACCGGCCGCGCCGATGCCGGTGTCCGCTCCCGCCGCCGGCTGACGTTCGCGCTGGCCGCCTGTGCCGCGGCCGCCGCCGCCTTCGGCGGCATCGCCGTGTGGCAGGGCCGGCTGGCACAGGATGCCCGGCAGGAGGCCGACCTCTCGCGGCGGCAGGGCGAGCTGCTGGCCCAGGTGCTTTCCGCACCGGACGCGAGAAGCCGATCGGGCGAGCTGGCCGGGGGCGCCCGGGGCACAGTCGTCGTCTCGGCGAGCCGGGATCACGCGGTGTTCCTGGCTTCCGGGATGGCCCCGCCGCCCGACGGCAAGGTGTACCAGCTGTGGTTCGACGACAACGGCACCATGCGGTCCGCCGGACTGATGGACCCCTCCGCCACCGACGGGGCGGTCCTGCTGGACGGGCCGGTCGGCCGGGCGTCCGGCATGGGCATCACCGCCGAACCGGCCGGCGGGTCCGAGCAGCCGACGTCGGCTCCCCTGGCCGTGCTGGCGTTCCCCACCTGA
- a CDS encoding 5'-3' exonuclease, which yields MLLDTASLYYRAYFGVPDSVRAPDGTPVNAVRGLLDFITRLVQDHRPDDLVACWDNDWRPHWRVELIPTYKAHRVAVETAEGLADEEDTPDTLSPQVPIIEDVLDALGIARVGVTPYEADDVIGTLTGLASGPVDIVTGDRDLYQLVDDARRVRVLYPLKGVGMLQVTDEAWLREKYGVDGAGYVDLALLRGDPSDGLPGVPGIGEKTAAKLLDAFGDLAGIMAAVDDPAAGLTPSQRKRLDEARDYVAVAPKVVRVAGDVPLPAFDPALPHEPRDPAALEALAEQWGLGGAVRRLLSTLRA from the coding sequence ATGCTCCTCGACACCGCCTCCCTCTACTACCGCGCCTATTTCGGCGTCCCCGATTCGGTGCGCGCGCCGGACGGCACCCCGGTCAACGCCGTGCGCGGACTGCTCGACTTCATCACCCGCCTGGTGCAGGACCACCGACCGGACGACCTGGTCGCCTGCTGGGACAACGACTGGCGCCCGCACTGGCGCGTCGAGCTGATCCCCACGTACAAGGCGCACCGGGTGGCGGTGGAGACGGCCGAGGGACTCGCCGACGAGGAGGACACGCCCGACACCCTGTCCCCCCAGGTCCCGATCATCGAGGACGTGCTGGACGCGCTCGGGATCGCCCGGGTGGGCGTCACGCCGTACGAGGCGGACGATGTGATCGGCACACTCACCGGCCTGGCGTCCGGCCCCGTCGACATCGTCACGGGCGACCGCGATCTCTATCAGCTGGTCGACGACGCCCGGCGGGTGCGCGTGCTGTACCCGCTCAAGGGGGTCGGAATGCTCCAGGTGACGGACGAGGCATGGCTGCGCGAGAAGTACGGCGTGGACGGTGCCGGTTATGTCGATCTGGCCCTGCTGCGCGGCGACCCGAGCGACGGCCTGCCCGGCGTCCCCGGCATCGGCGAGAAGACGGCGGCCAAGCTGCTGGACGCCTTCGGTGATCTGGCCGGAATCATGGCCGCCGTGGACGATCCGGCCGCCGGGCTGACACCCTCGCAGCGCAAGCGGCTGGACGAGGCACGGGACTATGTCGCCGTCGCGCCGAAGGTCGTCCGCGTCGCGGGTGACGTCCCACTGCCCGCCTTCGACCCGGCGCTGCCCCACGAGCCGCGCGATCCGGCCGCCCTCGAAGCGCTGGCGGAGCAGTGGGGCCTGGGCGGCGCCGTGCGGAGACTGCTCTCCACTCTTCGGGCCTGA
- a CDS encoding ABC transporter permease/substrate binding protein, producing MPRFTFGEWVEDAVDWLQSNLTWIFDAIKAVLGGMYDGVNAVLGGGEPLLMAAIFAVIAFWLRGVIPAVLTFAGFALIDSLALWNEAMATLSLVVVAAVITIVIAVPTGIWAARNNKVSAALRPVLDVMQTMPAFVYLIPGVMFFGVGVTPGVIATIVFAMPPGVRMTELGIRQVDSELVEAAEAFGTTPRDTLTRVQLPLALPTIMAGINQVIMLALSMVVIGGMAGAGGLGEKVYAAITQLQVGLAAESGIAVVILAMYLDRMTGALNERVSPLGRRAAARIASGARGLKITHYKPGTAVAMVGVVVLALIAGGLNIAGSDDGGKNVAGDSANVGKGQKINLGYIPWDEGIASTFLWKELLEQRGYTTDIKQLDAGPLYSGVARGDIDFQTDSWLPTTHKDYWDKYSSQIDDLGAWYGPTSLELTVPSYVKGIDSLDDLKGQGKKFNGKIIGIEASAGMMGTLNEKVLKEYGLEGEYKVVSSSTSSMLAELNASIKKKEPVVVTLWSPHWAYGKHDLKKLKDPKGAWGKGENVHTVAHKGFAEKAPAVSEWLKDFKLTEEQLTGLENEIQTAGEGKEQEGVRAWLKKSPGLVDQLAPLPGGAGGGQQGEDAGKTVNMGYFPWDEAIASTYLWQNLLEDRGYRTTVKQLDPGPLYTGLAQGQMDVQFDSWLPTTHKAYWDKYKDNLTDLGSWYGPTSLELTVPSYVKGIDSLDDLKGQGKKFNGKIIGIESSAGMMGTLNEKVLKEYGLEGEYKVVSSSTSSMLAELNRSIKKKEPVVVTLWSPHWAYGKHDLKKLKDPKGAWGKGEEIHTVAKKDFAKDFPEVTRWLKDFKLTEAQLASLEVEIQNGGGGKEKESARRWMDANPEVAAALTPVGS from the coding sequence GTGCCTAGGTTCACCTTCGGCGAGTGGGTCGAGGACGCGGTCGACTGGCTCCAGTCGAACCTCACCTGGATCTTCGACGCCATCAAGGCCGTGCTCGGCGGAATGTACGACGGGGTCAACGCCGTCCTCGGCGGCGGTGAGCCGCTGCTGATGGCCGCGATCTTCGCCGTCATCGCGTTCTGGCTGCGCGGCGTGATTCCGGCCGTACTCACCTTCGCGGGCTTCGCCCTGATCGACTCCCTCGCCCTGTGGAACGAGGCGATGGCCACGCTGTCGCTGGTGGTCGTGGCTGCCGTCATCACCATCGTGATCGCGGTACCGACGGGCATCTGGGCCGCGCGGAACAACAAGGTCAGTGCCGCGCTCCGGCCGGTCCTCGACGTCATGCAGACGATGCCCGCCTTCGTCTACCTGATCCCCGGCGTCATGTTCTTCGGCGTCGGTGTCACCCCCGGGGTCATCGCCACCATCGTGTTCGCGATGCCCCCCGGTGTCCGGATGACCGAGCTCGGCATCCGTCAGGTGGACAGCGAACTGGTCGAGGCCGCCGAGGCGTTCGGCACGACGCCCCGCGACACCCTGACCCGGGTGCAGCTGCCGCTCGCCCTGCCGACGATCATGGCCGGTATCAACCAGGTGATCATGCTGGCGCTGTCGATGGTGGTCATCGGCGGTATGGCGGGCGCGGGCGGTCTCGGCGAGAAGGTGTACGCCGCGATCACCCAGCTCCAGGTCGGCCTCGCCGCCGAGAGCGGCATCGCCGTCGTCATCCTCGCCATGTACCTGGACCGGATGACCGGCGCGCTCAACGAGCGGGTCTCCCCGCTCGGCCGCCGGGCCGCCGCCAGGATCGCCTCCGGCGCGCGTGGCCTGAAGATCACCCACTACAAGCCGGGCACCGCCGTCGCGATGGTCGGTGTGGTCGTCCTCGCGCTGATCGCGGGCGGGCTCAACATCGCCGGCTCGGACGACGGTGGGAAGAACGTCGCCGGGGACAGCGCGAACGTCGGCAAGGGCCAGAAGATCAACCTGGGCTACATCCCGTGGGACGAGGGCATCGCCTCCACGTTCCTCTGGAAGGAGCTCCTGGAGCAGCGCGGCTATACGACCGACATCAAGCAGCTGGACGCCGGTCCGCTCTACTCCGGTGTCGCACGCGGCGACATCGACTTCCAGACGGACTCCTGGCTGCCCACCACGCACAAGGACTACTGGGACAAGTACAGCTCCCAGATCGACGATCTCGGCGCGTGGTACGGGCCGACCTCGCTGGAGCTGACGGTTCCCTCGTACGTGAAGGGCATCGACTCGCTCGACGACCTCAAGGGTCAGGGCAAGAAGTTCAACGGCAAGATCATCGGCATCGAGGCCAGTGCCGGGATGATGGGCACGCTCAATGAGAAGGTGCTCAAGGAGTACGGCCTGGAGGGTGAGTACAAGGTCGTCTCCTCCAGCACGTCCTCGATGCTGGCCGAGCTGAACGCCTCGATCAAGAAGAAGGAGCCGGTCGTGGTGACCCTGTGGTCGCCGCACTGGGCCTACGGCAAGCACGACCTGAAGAAGCTCAAGGACCCCAAGGGTGCCTGGGGCAAGGGCGAGAACGTGCACACCGTCGCCCACAAGGGGTTCGCCGAGAAGGCGCCGGCGGTCTCCGAGTGGCTGAAGGACTTCAAGCTCACCGAGGAGCAGCTCACCGGCCTGGAGAACGAGATCCAGACCGCCGGTGAGGGCAAGGAGCAGGAGGGCGTACGCGCCTGGCTGAAGAAGTCCCCGGGCCTCGTCGACCAGCTTGCCCCGCTGCCCGGGGGCGCCGGTGGCGGTCAGCAGGGCGAGGACGCGGGCAAGACGGTCAACATGGGCTACTTCCCCTGGGACGAGGCCATCGCGAGCACCTACCTGTGGCAGAACCTGCTGGAGGACCGCGGCTACCGCACGACCGTCAAGCAGCTCGACCCCGGTCCGCTCTACACGGGTCTCGCGCAGGGGCAGATGGACGTCCAGTTCGACTCCTGGCTGCCGACGACGCACAAGGCGTACTGGGACAAGTACAAGGACAACCTCACCGATCTCGGTTCCTGGTACGGGCCGACCTCGCTGGAGCTGACGGTTCCCTCGTACGTGAAGGGCATCGACTCGCTCGACGACCTCAAGGGTCAGGGCAAGAAGTTCAACGGCAAGATCATCGGCATCGAGTCGAGTGCCGGGATGATGGGCACGCTCAATGAGAAGGTGCTCAAGGAGTACGGCCTGGAGGGTGAGTACAAGGTCGTCTCCTCCAGCACGTCCTCGATGCTGGCCGAGCTGAACCGCTCGATCAAGAAGAAGGAGCCGGTCGTGGTGACCCTGTGGTCGCCGCACTGGGCCTATGGCAAGCACGACCTGAAGAAGCTCAAGGACCCCAAGGGTGCCTGGGGCAAGGGCGAGGAGATCCACACGGTCGCGAAGAAGGACTTCGCGAAGGACTTCCCCGAGGTCACCCGCTGGCTGAAGGACTTCAAGCTCACCGAGGCGCAGCTGGCCTCGCTGGAAGTGGAGATCCAGAACGGGGGCGGTGGCAAGGAGAAGGAATCCGCCCGCCGCTGGATGGACGCCAACCCCGAGGTGGCCGCCGCGCTGACGCCTGTCGGCAGCTGA
- a CDS encoding helix-turn-helix domain-containing protein, which translates to MDEKEALRVGAAVRRRRRTLGLTLASVAARSGLSVPFLSQIENERARPSARSLDRVAEALETTTARLRAAADSARSVDVVRAGEGDGVRRVVRGRHQLSALEFTGEQDLGREFQHRNDEVMYVVEGAAEVEAEGQAYRLERGDTLFLSGGVRHRWRATVPETRLLIVSVAENIDATYDSRR; encoded by the coding sequence ATGGACGAGAAGGAAGCACTGCGGGTCGGTGCCGCGGTCCGCCGACGGCGCAGAACCCTGGGGCTCACGCTGGCCTCGGTCGCCGCGCGCAGCGGGCTGTCCGTGCCGTTCCTGAGCCAGATCGAGAACGAGCGCGCCCGCCCCAGCGCCAGGTCGCTGGACCGGGTCGCCGAGGCGCTGGAGACCACGACCGCACGGCTGCGGGCCGCCGCCGACTCGGCGCGCTCGGTGGACGTGGTGCGCGCGGGCGAGGGGGACGGGGTACGGCGCGTGGTGCGCGGCCGCCACCAGCTCAGCGCGCTGGAGTTCACCGGTGAGCAGGACCTGGGGCGCGAGTTCCAGCACCGCAACGACGAGGTGATGTACGTCGTCGAGGGCGCCGCCGAGGTGGAGGCCGAGGGGCAGGCGTACCGGCTGGAGCGCGGCGACACGCTGTTCCTGTCCGGCGGTGTCCGGCACCGCTGGCGCGCCACCGTCCCGGAGACCCGGCTGCTGATCGTCTCGGTGGCCGAGAACATCGACGCCACGTACGATTCCCGCCGCTGA
- a CDS encoding glycine betaine/L-proline ABC transporter ATP-binding protein — MSRLQADHLYKVFGRRPDQAVRKLESGTGRDELRADGTTAAVIDASFTVEPGQIFVVMGLSGSGKSTLLRMLNGLLDATAGRVLFDGQDLTALSPRELRHVRSSKISMVFQHFALFPHRSVLENAAYGLEVQGVPRAEREQRAAQALELTGLAGWEKSWPDELSGGMQQRVGLARALATDADLLLMDESFSALDPLIRRDMQDQLLELQKRLKKTIVFITHDLNEAMRLGDRIAVMRDGRIVQQGTAEDILVRPANDYVASFIQDVDRSRVLTAGSIMEQPEKGRSDQDVLAEAPATVTAGTPIAELFTPCSTSGVAVAVTDAGGEVIGVVPRGRLLAALGEEPRVDDVSPARSSDAEKVSAGA, encoded by the coding sequence GTGTCAAGGCTGCAAGCCGACCACTTGTACAAAGTGTTCGGCAGACGACCCGATCAAGCCGTGCGGAAACTCGAGAGCGGCACCGGCCGCGACGAGCTGCGCGCCGACGGAACGACCGCAGCGGTGATCGACGCCTCGTTCACCGTGGAACCGGGCCAGATCTTCGTCGTGATGGGTCTCTCGGGGTCCGGTAAGTCCACGTTGCTGCGGATGCTCAACGGACTGCTCGACGCCACTGCCGGACGTGTGCTGTTCGACGGCCAGGACCTGACCGCCCTGAGCCCCCGTGAACTGCGCCATGTCCGGTCCTCCAAGATCAGCATGGTGTTCCAGCACTTCGCGCTCTTCCCCCACAGGAGCGTGCTGGAGAACGCCGCGTACGGTCTCGAAGTGCAGGGTGTGCCGCGCGCCGAGCGTGAGCAGCGCGCCGCCCAGGCGCTGGAACTGACCGGCCTGGCCGGCTGGGAGAAGTCCTGGCCCGACGAACTTTCCGGCGGTATGCAGCAGCGCGTGGGCCTGGCCCGCGCCCTGGCCACCGACGCCGATCTGCTGCTGATGGACGAGTCCTTCAGCGCCCTGGATCCGCTGATCCGCCGTGACATGCAGGACCAGCTGCTCGAACTCCAGAAGCGGCTGAAGAAGACGATCGTGTTCATCACCCACGACCTCAACGAGGCCATGCGCCTCGGTGACCGGATCGCCGTGATGCGCGACGGCAGGATCGTCCAGCAGGGCACCGCCGAGGACATCCTCGTCCGTCCGGCCAACGACTATGTCGCGTCGTTCATCCAGGACGTCGACCGCTCCCGGGTGCTCACCGCCGGTTCGATCATGGAGCAGCCCGAGAAGGGCCGCTCCGACCAGGACGTGCTGGCCGAGGCGCCCGCGACCGTGACCGCCGGGACGCCGATCGCCGAGCTGTTCACGCCCTGTTCCACCAGTGGGGTCGCCGTGGCCGTCACCGATGCCGGGGGCGAGGTGATCGGTGTCGTGCCGCGCGGCCGTCTGCTCGCCGCGCTCGGTGAGGAGCCGCGTGTCGACGACGTATCGCCGGCCCGGTCCTCCGACGCCGAGAAGGTGAGCGCCGGTGCCTAG
- a CDS encoding siderophore-interacting protein: MAERPARQAPKAQGAQVVRTEQITPHMVRVVLGGDGLAGFELSGFTDHYVKLCFAPEGADYAHPFDMAAIRESHPRELWPTTRTYTVRSWDPASRELAIDFVVHGDEGLAGPWAARVRPGEQVTFLGPGGGYGPQASADWHLLAGDESALPAIAAALEQMPAGAPVHAFIEVPDASEEQKIVTADGVAVTWLHRGDRPVGEALTAAVKGLDFPAGEVQAFVHGEAGFVKEIRSYLRLDRQIPLQQLSISGYWRLGKNDDAWRAVKREWNEQVEREQEGAA; this comes from the coding sequence GTGGCAGAGCGGCCGGCCCGGCAGGCACCCAAGGCTCAGGGCGCGCAGGTCGTGCGCACCGAGCAGATCACCCCGCACATGGTGCGGGTGGTCCTCGGCGGTGACGGGCTGGCCGGCTTCGAGCTCTCCGGCTTCACCGATCACTACGTCAAGCTGTGCTTCGCACCCGAGGGCGCCGATTACGCACACCCCTTCGACATGGCCGCGATCCGCGAGTCGCACCCCCGTGAGCTGTGGCCCACCACCCGCACCTACACGGTGCGTTCCTGGGACCCGGCCTCCCGCGAGCTGGCCATCGACTTCGTGGTGCATGGCGACGAGGGTCTCGCCGGACCGTGGGCGGCGCGGGTCCGGCCGGGCGAGCAGGTGACGTTCCTGGGCCCCGGCGGCGGCTACGGACCGCAGGCCTCGGCCGACTGGCATCTGCTGGCCGGCGACGAGAGCGCGCTGCCCGCGATCGCCGCGGCGCTTGAGCAGATGCCCGCGGGTGCGCCGGTGCACGCGTTCATCGAGGTGCCGGACGCCTCGGAGGAGCAGAAGATCGTGACGGCCGACGGGGTGGCGGTGACCTGGCTGCACCGCGGTGACCGTCCGGTCGGCGAGGCCCTGACCGCCGCCGTGAAGGGGCTGGACTTCCCGGCGGGTGAGGTGCAGGCGTTCGTGCACGGCGAGGCGGGCTTCGTGAAGGAGATCCGCAGCTATCTGCGGCTCGACCGGCAGATTCCCCTCCAGCAGTTGTCGATCTCCGGCTACTGGCGGCTCGGGAAGAACGACGATGCCTGGCGCGCCGTCAAGCGCGAGTGGAACGAGCAGGTGGAGCGCGAGCAGGAGGGCGCCGCGTAG
- a CDS encoding sigma-70 family RNA polymerase sigma factor: MKEAVHISGAPVPGPDLQELLVLVATGDQDAFAEVYDAVCGPVLGLVRSVLRDPAQSEEVAQEVLVEVWRTAPRFRASRGSAMNWVLTLAHRRAVDRVRSAEASAAREHRAALLDRTPAFDEVTEQVETRLEREQVRRCLRNLSELQRQSVNLAYYRGLTYREVAELLRVPLGTIKTRLRDGLIRLRDCLGVSV; the protein is encoded by the coding sequence GTGAAGGAAGCCGTACACATCAGCGGAGCACCCGTGCCGGGGCCCGATCTCCAGGAGCTTCTGGTCCTGGTCGCCACGGGCGACCAGGACGCCTTCGCCGAGGTGTACGACGCGGTCTGCGGACCGGTCCTCGGGCTGGTGCGCAGCGTGCTCCGCGATCCCGCCCAGTCCGAGGAGGTGGCGCAGGAGGTGCTGGTCGAAGTGTGGCGGACCGCGCCCCGCTTCCGGGCGTCCCGGGGCAGCGCGATGAACTGGGTGCTGACCCTCGCCCACCGGCGGGCGGTGGACCGGGTCCGCTCGGCGGAGGCCTCGGCGGCCAGGGAACACCGGGCCGCGCTGCTGGACCGTACGCCCGCCTTCGACGAGGTCACCGAGCAGGTCGAGACACGGCTGGAGAGGGAACAGGTCCGGCGCTGTCTGCGCAACCTCTCCGAACTCCAGCGCCAGTCGGTGAACCTGGCCTACTACCGGGGCCTGACCTACCGTGAGGTCGCGGAACTCCTGCGCGTACCTCTGGGAACCATCAAGACACGGCTGCGGGACGGGCTGATCCGGCTGCGCGACTGCCTGGGGGTGAGCGTGTGA
- a CDS encoding ABA4-like family protein: protein MTGALFEITFYLTAPFWLLMIFAPRWATTTRIVSSPLTVLPVLAVYLVLALPVFPELWTAVSNPDIDAFRDLAALGNGAGALWAQVIAWDLLLGQWMFLQARKLAVSPLVMGPLLVLTILLSPFGLLIFLAIRAVRQAKGAEATDAPSDDGIPGRAGETAVR from the coding sequence ATGACCGGTGCACTTTTCGAGATCACGTTCTATCTGACGGCCCCGTTCTGGCTGCTCATGATCTTCGCGCCCCGCTGGGCCACCACCACCCGGATCGTCTCCTCGCCCCTCACCGTCCTGCCGGTGCTGGCGGTCTATCTCGTGCTGGCCCTGCCCGTCTTCCCCGAACTCTGGACGGCGGTGAGCAACCCCGACATCGACGCCTTCCGCGATCTGGCGGCGCTCGGGAACGGTGCGGGAGCGCTCTGGGCGCAGGTCATCGCGTGGGATCTGCTGCTGGGTCAGTGGATGTTCCTCCAGGCACGGAAACTGGCGGTGTCCCCGTTGGTGATGGGCCCCCTGCTGGTGCTGACGATCCTGCTCTCGCCGTTCGGGCTGCTGATCTTCCTGGCCATCCGCGCGGTACGGCAGGCGAAGGGGGCCGAGGCGACGGACGCCCCGTCCGATGACGGGATCCCCGGCCGGGCGGGCGAGACCGCGGTGCGCTGA
- a CDS encoding MerR family transcriptional regulator, giving the protein MRIGELSRRSGVPVPTIKYYVREGLLPAGQLTSPNQASYDAGHERRLRLIRALLDVGGLSLSAIGDVLEAVDDPEQPVHKVLGAAAEGVTPTDEEETGPELEEAREEVAELLERRGWHVEEESTAGESLAGVLVALRRAGHGGFTELLDVYADAAEPVARADLDYVARRVAREDLVESVVVGTVLGEAMFGALRRLAHVDASARLYEEPGTGDEGVADAGEPGGEGVADAGEGAPGGAEDASGGGSAASGAPEPGARV; this is encoded by the coding sequence GTGCGCATCGGTGAGTTGAGTCGTAGGTCCGGGGTTCCGGTGCCGACGATCAAGTACTACGTACGCGAGGGGCTGCTGCCCGCCGGGCAGCTGACCAGCCCGAACCAGGCGAGCTACGACGCCGGGCACGAGCGCAGGCTGCGGCTGATCCGCGCGCTGCTGGATGTCGGCGGGCTCTCGCTCTCCGCCATCGGGGATGTGCTGGAGGCCGTCGACGACCCCGAGCAGCCGGTGCACAAGGTGCTGGGTGCCGCGGCGGAGGGCGTCACGCCGACGGACGAGGAGGAGACGGGCCCCGAGCTGGAGGAGGCCCGTGAGGAGGTGGCCGAGCTGCTGGAGCGGCGGGGCTGGCACGTCGAGGAGGAGAGCACGGCCGGTGAGTCGCTGGCCGGGGTGCTGGTCGCGTTGCGGCGGGCCGGGCACGGAGGATTCACCGAACTGCTCGATGTGTACGCGGATGCCGCCGAGCCGGTCGCCCGCGCCGACCTCGACTATGTGGCGCGGCGGGTGGCGCGCGAGGACCTGGTGGAGAGCGTGGTCGTGGGAACGGTGCTCGGAGAGGCGATGTTCGGGGCGCTGCGGCGGCTCGCGCATGTCGATGCCTCCGCCCGTCTCTACGAGGAGCCGGGTACGGGCGACGAGGGGGTAGCGGACGCAGGGGAGCCGGGCGGCGAGGGCGTTGCGGACGCAGGGGAAGGGGCACCGGGCGGCGCTGAAGACGCGTCGGGTGGCGGTTCGGCGGCGTCAGGGGCCCCGGAGCCCGGCGCGCGCGTCTGA
- a CDS encoding molybdopterin-dependent oxidoreductase, protein MIAGFCALGVAELVAAAVRPEAGPVTAVGGAVIDRTPPALKDFAVRNFGTADKLVLQLGILTLLALFALAVGVLALQHRRTGSAAVLVFGAVGAVAAAGRPEGGPGDALPSVVGAAVAAGVLYLLVGRLAPVPGRAPAAGEPDNGARGTFDRRGFVIAATAAAAASAGAGLVGRRLTASVQAGAAASRRAVVLPVPDSAAPAVPRGADLGIRGVSSFITSNKSFYRVDTALVVPQIDAGGWRLRIHGRGVSRPLTVGFHDLLEREIVERDITLACVSNEVGGPYIGNARWIGVRLADLLREAGVRPPSRGGPADQIVARSVDGMTIGTPVEDVMDGRDALLALGMNGEPLPFAHGFPVRMLVPGLYGYVSACKWIQDIELTTFDDYDAYWVKRSWSRRAPVKTQSRIDTPRPFASPGPGTVPVAGVAWAQHRGIARVEVRVDGGDWHTARLGAQDSLDTWRQWVWEWPATSGHHTLEVRATDRTGVTQTGERAGTVPDGATGWHSVVVDVP, encoded by the coding sequence CTGATCGCCGGGTTCTGCGCCCTGGGCGTCGCCGAACTGGTCGCTGCCGCCGTACGTCCCGAGGCCGGTCCGGTCACGGCGGTGGGCGGGGCGGTCATCGACCGCACTCCCCCGGCGCTGAAGGACTTCGCCGTACGGAACTTCGGCACCGCCGACAAACTGGTGCTCCAACTGGGCATCCTCACGCTGCTGGCGCTCTTCGCCCTGGCGGTGGGGGTGCTCGCGCTGCAGCACCGGCGGACCGGCTCGGCGGCGGTTCTGGTCTTCGGCGCGGTCGGGGCGGTGGCGGCGGCCGGACGGCCGGAGGGCGGGCCCGGTGACGCGCTGCCTTCGGTGGTGGGTGCCGCGGTGGCCGCGGGGGTGCTGTATCTCCTGGTCGGTCGGCTCGCCCCGGTACCGGGGCGAGCCCCCGCGGCAGGGGAGCCGGACAACGGGGCGCGGGGCACCTTCGACCGTCGCGGGTTCGTGATCGCGGCGACCGCCGCGGCGGCGGCCTCGGCCGGTGCGGGCCTGGTGGGACGTCGGCTCACCGCGTCCGTGCAGGCCGGGGCCGCCGCCTCACGCCGTGCGGTGGTCCTCCCGGTGCCGGACTCGGCGGCGCCCGCAGTGCCGCGCGGCGCGGACCTGGGAATCCGGGGCGTGAGCTCGTTCATCACCTCGAACAAGAGCTTCTACCGGGTGGACACCGCCCTGGTGGTCCCACAGATCGACGCCGGCGGATGGCGGCTGCGGATCCACGGCAGGGGCGTGAGCCGTCCCCTCACCGTCGGTTTCCACGATCTGCTGGAGCGGGAGATCGTCGAGCGCGACATCACGCTGGCCTGCGTGTCCAACGAGGTCGGTGGACCGTACATCGGCAATGCCCGCTGGATCGGTGTGCGGCTGGCCGACCTGCTGCGCGAGGCCGGGGTGAGGCCGCCCTCGCGGGGCGGACCCGCCGACCAGATCGTGGCGCGGTCGGTGGACGGCATGACGATCGGTACGCCGGTCGAGGACGTCATGGACGGGCGCGACGCGCTCCTCGCGCTCGGCATGAACGGCGAACCGCTGCCCTTCGCGCACGGCTTCCCCGTCCGGATGCTCGTCCCCGGCCTGTACGGCTATGTGTCCGCCTGCAAGTGGATCCAGGACATCGAACTGACGACGTTCGACGACTACGACGCCTACTGGGTCAAGCGCAGCTGGTCGCGCCGGGCGCCCGTCAAGACCCAGTCACGCATCGACACCCCGCGCCCGTTCGCCTCCCCCGGGCCGGGCACGGTGCCCGTCGCCGGGGTCGCCTGGGCCCAGCACCGGGGCATCGCCCGGGTGGAGGTCCGGGTGGACGGCGGCGACTGGCACACCGCCCGCCTCGGTGCACAGGACAGCCTGGACACCTGGCGCCAATGGGTGTGGGAATGGCCGGCCACCTCCGGCCACCACACCCTTGAGGTCCGCGCGACGGACCGTACCGGCGTCACCCAGACCGGCGAACGGGCCGGCACCGTCCCCGACGGAGCGACCGGCTGGCATTCGGTGGTGGTCGACGTGCCCTGA